From Draconibacterium halophilum, one genomic window encodes:
- a CDS encoding fumarate hydratase — translation MADFKYQKPFPILKDDTEYRCITKNYVSTVELDGREILKVDPKGLEELAKEAFSDVSFYLRSAHLEKLAKILEDPEATDNDKFVAHTMLMNQAVSAEGELPTCQDTGTAIVIGKKGEDVYTGANDAEELSKGIFATYADKNLRYSQVVPFTMTKEKNTGTNLPAQIDLYAEQGNKYEFLFVTKGGGSGNKTFLYQQTKSLLTEENLTKFVQDKIMDLGTSACPPYHLALVIGGTSAEATLATVKKASAGYLDHLPTEGNEGGQAFRDLEWEEKVTKICQESGVGAQFGGKYFVHDVRVIRLPRHAASCPVGLGVSCSADRNIKAKITKEGIFVEQLEKNPARFLPAKAPSMSPAIDIDLDQGMDKVLAELKKYPTKTRLNLSGTLIVARDIAHAQIKQMLDEGQPMPEYFKNHPVYYAGPAKTPKGMASGSFGPTTAGRMDPYVEEFQSHGGSMIMLAKGNRSQAVTDACKKHGGFYLGSIGGPAAILAKNSIKSVEVVDFEDLGMEAVRKIRVENFPAFIIVDDKGNDFFKEL, via the coding sequence ATGGCAGATTTTAAATACCAAAAACCATTTCCAATTTTAAAAGACGATACTGAATATCGTTGCATTACAAAAAATTATGTGTCGACCGTGGAGCTCGATGGCCGCGAGATTTTAAAAGTTGATCCAAAAGGTTTGGAGGAACTGGCAAAAGAAGCATTTTCTGATGTTTCGTTTTACCTGCGTTCTGCTCACCTCGAGAAACTGGCCAAAATACTTGAAGATCCGGAGGCAACCGATAACGATAAATTTGTAGCACATACCATGTTGATGAATCAAGCTGTTTCTGCCGAAGGCGAACTGCCTACATGCCAGGATACAGGTACAGCAATTGTGATTGGAAAAAAAGGTGAAGATGTGTACACCGGTGCAAACGATGCAGAAGAGTTGTCGAAAGGTATTTTTGCGACTTATGCCGATAAAAATTTACGTTATTCGCAGGTTGTTCCTTTTACCATGACAAAGGAAAAGAACACGGGTACTAACCTTCCTGCACAAATTGATTTGTATGCCGAGCAAGGGAATAAATACGAATTCTTATTTGTAACAAAAGGTGGAGGTTCAGGTAACAAAACATTCCTTTACCAGCAAACAAAATCGCTGTTGACTGAGGAAAATCTCACCAAATTTGTACAGGATAAAATAATGGATCTGGGTACTTCTGCCTGTCCACCGTATCATTTGGCATTGGTAATTGGCGGAACTTCTGCCGAGGCTACTCTTGCTACCGTGAAAAAAGCATCTGCAGGTTATTTAGATCATTTACCAACCGAAGGTAACGAAGGTGGTCAGGCTTTCCGCGATTTGGAATGGGAAGAAAAAGTAACCAAAATTTGCCAGGAAAGTGGAGTAGGTGCGCAGTTTGGCGGAAAATATTTCGTGCACGATGTTCGTGTTATCCGCTTGCCACGCCACGCAGCTTCGTGCCCGGTAGGTTTGGGAGTGAGTTGTAGTGCCGACCGTAACATAAAAGCAAAAATTACCAAGGAAGGTATTTTTGTGGAGCAACTGGAAAAAAATCCTGCACGTTTCTTACCGGCAAAAGCACCATCAATGAGTCCTGCGATTGATATCGATCTGGATCAGGGAATGGATAAAGTATTGGCCGAATTGAAAAAATATCCAACAAAAACGCGTTTGAATTTGAGTGGTACTTTAATTGTAGCCCGCGACATTGCACACGCGCAGATTAAACAAATGCTTGACGAAGGCCAACCAATGCCGGAGTACTTTAAAAACCACCCAGTGTATTATGCAGGTCCTGCAAAAACGCCAAAAGGTATGGCTTCAGGAAGTTTCGGACCAACAACGGCTGGTCGGATGGATCCATATGTTGAGGAGTTTCAGAGCCATGGCGGTTCGATGATTATGTTGGCAAAAGGAAATCGCTCGCAAGCTGTTACCGATGCCTGTAAAAAGCACGGAGGATTCTATCTGGGGTCAATTGGCGGACCGGCGGCTATCCTTGCCAAAAACAGTATTAAATCTGTTGAGGTTGTTGATTTTGAGGATCTTGGAATGGAAGCGGTTCGTAAGATTCGTGTAGAGAATTTCCCCGCATTCATTATTGTTGATGATAAAGGAAACGACTTCTTTAAGGAATTATAA
- a CDS encoding T9SS type A sorting domain-containing protein, with the protein MKKIGLGMLCVLTHNLFSWAFASDLTNFNDSCYPYIYHSHQSTIDQPIAVNDTFILGIGCGNNTISGNLLSNDTYTQDSFWLSEIEPPAFGNFSCGPLGNFTYSNPSDFRGNITLTYRLSNVANASIYCEAQLSIIVDDDNDCDQVINMIDMDDDNDGILDVHEGDETVDTDEDGIPDYLDIDSDNDGITDFTEWQMEGFCKSLLLNDNNNNGWDAAFDPDEGGDYYEQTDTDLDGIPDFQDIDSDNDGIPDFIEAYDIDNDQLPALNFSNLDYDSDGLDNSCDTVNCAISRLNPMGSNSPLPDNDTNNIRDWRDPYNYVIEAEPQFAKIGENEILVYPNPVVDECTIVLPTNDNTPAIKYSLKIYDMKGSLEHLELFEENQHHMSLAHLKKGVYIVRVKVGTKDFVTRIIKSN; encoded by the coding sequence ATGAAAAAAATAGGTTTGGGTATGTTATGTGTATTGACACATAACTTATTCTCATGGGCATTCGCATCGGATCTTACGAATTTTAACGATTCTTGTTATCCCTATATCTATCACTCACACCAGTCGACAATTGATCAACCAATTGCGGTTAACGACACATTTATTCTGGGCATAGGCTGCGGAAATAATACGATTTCGGGCAACCTGTTAAGTAACGACACCTATACTCAGGATTCATTTTGGCTTAGCGAAATTGAGCCTCCTGCTTTTGGCAATTTTTCGTGCGGTCCACTTGGCAATTTTACCTATAGCAACCCTTCCGATTTCAGGGGAAATATAACACTGACCTACCGACTAAGCAATGTCGCCAATGCATCCATTTATTGCGAAGCACAGCTCTCCATTATAGTGGATGACGATAACGATTGCGACCAGGTTATAAACATGATTGACATGGATGACGACAACGACGGGATTCTGGATGTTCATGAAGGTGATGAAACAGTAGATACTGATGAAGATGGAATCCCGGATTATCTCGACATCGATTCGGATAACGACGGTATTACGGATTTTACCGAATGGCAAATGGAAGGATTTTGCAAATCGTTACTATTGAACGACAACAATAACAATGGATGGGACGCTGCTTTTGATCCTGATGAAGGGGGCGATTATTACGAGCAAACAGATACCGACCTTGATGGTATTCCCGATTTTCAGGATATTGATTCAGACAACGATGGAATACCAGACTTTATTGAAGCCTATGACATAGACAACGACCAGCTTCCTGCATTAAATTTTTCAAATCTGGATTATGATTCGGATGGGCTTGATAACAGTTGCGACACTGTCAACTGTGCAATATCGAGGCTAAACCCTATGGGGAGTAACAGTCCACTACCCGATAATGATACAAACAATATTCGCGACTGGCGCGATCCGTATAATTACGTCATTGAAGCGGAACCTCAATTTGCAAAAATCGGCGAAAATGAAATACTTGTTTATCCAAATCCGGTGGTTGATGAATGTACCATTGTGCTTCCAACAAACGATAACACACCAGCAATCAAATACTCGCTAAAAATTTATGATATGAAGGGGAGTTTGGAGCACCTGGAGTTATTCGAAGAAAATCAACACCACATGTCTTTAGCGCACCTAAAAAAAGGAGTTTACATCGTGCGAGTAAAGGTGGGGACAAAAGATTTTGTCACTCGCATTATTAAATCAAATTAG